gaaaagacaaaaaactgaaccaaacattgaaaatacGATGAtctaggaaaaaataaaactttcattaaaaatgacttaGCCCTTATTTTAAAAGGGTGATGATAATTTTTACCCCCACACTGAAAGGCATATGAGCAGTTCATGAGTACTCATTCACTGCTGCGCATCTTGCATCTAATCTCCCACTTATCGTCTTTCCTCTTAAAAGTCGTAACACCCCTGCTACCCTTCATTTGCCACTTTTGCTGGGCTTGGATCCAAGAGGCTGACCTGTGCTCTCTGTGGCATCCAGACTCCCTGCTAGCTGCTCCAGGAGGCGTGCCCTGGCTGCGTTCCTTCGATGTTTCTTGCCCTCGTAATGCTGTTGGGCCATCAGAGGGTTGTTGAACCAGGCTCCACACAGGCAGCAGTACTTCCCAGCCTCTCTCCCACCGTTTCCACTGACGACTGCCATGGGCCAGGGTAGGGCAGGTGGAGGAGGCGGGCACGATGTGGGGTCTGTGGGCAGTGGGGTGGAAGGGGAGGAATCTGAAGGAAGAAGTGAAAAGATAGGCGTTAGAGACAAGTGAGGGATAAAAAATTGCAGAAGAAAATGAGGACAGGCAAAGGAAAGGGAGAGTGAGGGAGGGAGGATATTAACATGAATTCAAATGCAAATCGAGCTCTAATGTGAAAAttgcatgaaatgaaaatattttcattaaactcGTTAACATGAAAATGTGATGCATTTGCACAGATTCTCACGCACCTACGCTCACAGACACATGAAATCTCAAATGCACGCTTGAAAATTTGCTCTGTAAATTTACagatttgcatttaaaaactcAGTAATCAGATTGTAGGGATCCAGGCTGAGAGCACAGAGCAAATGAATTGCTGTCAGCCACATATGTGGAGCATAGATGAGGGCTGGAAGAAGGCCATCTGCACTCCAGGGTGCAGTCTGCAAGTGTTAGAGCCTGAATTCTGAACCTtcatgttttatcttttttttttttttttttttcccaacctGTGccatctctcctctcctctgtaaggcaatgaaaaaataaaagaaatggcaGACTTCCAGGTGACCTGCTACTCATGACATGGCACTGGTTACCATGGTGATTGCCCATTAATAGCCAACAGGCACTGACATGTCCACAGGACGGAGTTGTAGCTCACATAGTGACTGCGTACACGCGTGTGGCTgcacgtgtgtctgtgtgtgcatgtgggtgtTTGGGTGACGGACTGAATGTGTAAGCCACGCTTGAGAAAATGTGTGAAGTCTTGTATATGTGCATGCGCACGCGGGTGTGAGAAAAAAGCtccagaataagctgtttgcaTGTGTAAGGTACAGTATGTGTACCAAACAAATTATCCTGAGAAGGGATGGCAGGGAGGGGGTTATGTCCACAGCCAAATTGCGTGAGAAAGCTTACAGTGCCAGATGGCATGTCCAAATGTGCCGATTTGCCATCCACAATGTGTCAATGACTCTCGAGTTATGCTGACTGTGAGTACACAGCCCCGATGCCGCACGTTTATCTCACATTTTATATCACAAACAAAAGCCCACTCACACATGCTTTAAAGCCCAGATGAGTCATATCACTTCTTTCACAACAACCATCAGCTCACTGATAACAAATGCCAGCATGAATTCTTGACCAGTGACCACGAGTGTGAGGTGGGTTCGTTTATGTGTCTTCTTAGCGTGGGGGCCTGTGCTGGCTTGACTCTAGTCCTGCaagctgattggctgctcaTACCTTGATGTGTCTTCAGGCTCTGTTCACATAGTTACTGTATCTATGGCTGTGTCTCTGCTCATCTCACCAACCACACCCACTCACATTTGCTTTGCTTGTGTTTGCTATCATCTCACTTTCAAAACTCAGCCCTGTAACTCTCTTACTGTCATTTCGTTTTATTGCTGCTAAGCTCAAAGACAAGTCCATCCTCAAATCTCTGATGTAGCATTCATGTGTATTTGCGCGTGCCCATGCGTAAATGATGCTCCTCGGTTCTGACAGGTCTATGGAACTGCACGTGCTGAGCTGCAACAGGGAGAGACCTTCCAATGTATTTCTCCTCTCCATCCCTTGTTGCACCACCATTTCTCCTCTCCCGactgtgacctctgcacactggagcagaaataaatgtttttcacGGAGTGGGGCACAGGCAGTGTGCACAatagtgtgagtgtgtattgGGGGAAGAGGTGTTGGTCTGAAGTATGTGGGGATGTGATGTGCATTGGGGAGGGAGCGCAGGTACATTCTCTGCTCTCTACCTCTCAAGGGCTTCTCCAGCACACATGGCCCATACTGTTTCTATCCTCACTGTGTGGTTTGTTTGCGGGCATATGTGTTAGTGTGTTTGTTAGTGTCCATGTGTCCTGAGATACAAGTGAATGCCACGAGTGCCTGCAACAGTCATCTTGCCTCTGTGTGTTTCTAATGattgtgtgcgcatgtgtgtgtttctatgcCCATGCGTGCTCAAGCCTGTCAGCTTGGCTGTGCATCTTCTGTGGAGCGCTCATCACGGAATGATCAGGAAGGGTACTCTTTGACTTTAATCTCTCCTGAaatcctcttcttctctcccaGGTCACTTTTTCCTCGCTTCTTGTTctcttgtttcttttcctttagGTCCTACTGtcacaaaatgaagcaaactgCACTACAGTGCCTGTACAGAAGTGACACTTTCCCCAGAAGTAGGCCAGAGTTTAGCAAAAGTCACTCAGGGGCTTGATTATAACACTCCATTTTGTAGCAATTGTGCGTTTATAGCTCTGTGAGTTTTCCCTTTGAATCCAATTTGAATCACATTATGTAAAGCTCCCCCGGAGTCAACTCAGCAGCGGAGACACTTAAAAACACACTAATCTTAAACAATCATGTgccagaacaaaaaaataaataaataaaaatcaatcagtGGATGGCTTGATTTGTTAAGAACATGTTTCATTAATCAGAAGACCTCTATAAATTAAAGCCTGTCTGTGTGCCTCATCTTCAAAGTTTTACTTCTTGGGCCCCTGGCATGTTCAAACACATTTCCCCTTGATTCCCAGGCTAGTAGTTTTGACTGAACCATCACTAAAGCTGTCCaaatccacttcagataaaaaaaaaaatgctttgaagTAAAAATAGTTTTCAGTTCAGTAATACATGTCACAAAAAGTGGATGTATACAAGCAGAGGTGAGAGTGTATTTGACAACCAAGTTATGGTCTTTGGTGATGACAGGCTTTGTGTGTTATCAACAATGAAAACTTATAGGGTTATAGGTTAGTTTGGAAGAATTACTGTATAGATTGCTTTTAAGTAATGATGAATGCTATACTGGTACATCCAGTATCCCAGTCATCATTTAATGCATGATAGGAATTTTTAATCTATCCTTTAACTGATAAAAAGACAAGATTCCCACTGTAGCTTATTCCTTATCACCTTCGTTGTGGCCTTTTAGTTTGCCATTTGTGTTTTACTATTTGTTCTTCTTCTAGTTAGTATTCAGTCACTATTGGTTGAGTGGTTGCTTTAGTTTAACTCCCCATGTTTAGAAGTTTAGAAATCGTGTCTGTTGTTTGTGGCCGTTTGTGGATTTAGTTTATCCCTCTGAGTTACAGTTCTTGTTAGTTTTGGTCACTGTTGATGTGTGGGTTGCTTCTAGTTGGTTCCTTTTTGTGTTCACtcactgtttcccttccttaagaatgacttcttgacagtcttccttccactgagaccatttctgatgaagcttgAGTGAACAGTAGATAGATCAACTGAAGATCCAAATAAGgtcttgtgtcaggtctttgctttttttcttttcccatttcTTAAGAACACGACTTTCAGATACTCTGTAGATAGTTTTATAGGCCTGACACTTtatcttttgtcctccacttgtccagtttcctcagatttttgacacactgcacactatgCCAAGCTTTCAGATAATAgttctgtcaaactgtgttggtATTTTTTCATAGAGTCAACTAAAGAAACAAATTGTTTTTGTGACAAGCTGCTAGCACCAACgtgtctaaagatacaattttaaatgtgttctttGTCGTCTTCTACACAACATGTTTTTATGCTTGATTGATTTGACTCAACAAACAGGTACCtcccaaaaaaacccaccacaaaaaaaaaaaacaacatcaacaacaaacatataacaaaataaaaacaacaaacattattctgaaaatggtgaggtacaaggactggactgaaaatgagtgaaaaagcagccagaccttcagaaagcctgacgaactattgctcaagaccactttaaactattacaagaaagcctggctacatggaagcaaaataaagaaggggtggctcaagacttttgaatGCTACTTTTTCTAACCTAAAATTTATTTATGACTCatgtttaacacacacacacacacacacacacacacacacacacacacacacacacacacacacacacacacacacacacacacacacacacacacacacacacacacacacacgtctgtgAACACAGATCATGACAGTTACAAAATTACACAGCTGAAAGGTATGCTGGGTAATGCTAGCTAGCCTTTTAACATACCAGTCTGTTAAACGCTGAAAGGGGCTCAGCAACAGTAAAGACAGGTGGACACTgaagaaaagagagcagagatgcaccttacaacataaagcaccttgaagcgactgttACTGTAGTTGTGATTTgatactatataaataaaattgaattgaattgaaaaactTGTGACCAAGAGTGGAGCTGacatatctttttattttttactttagaTTTTATTCTTAGCAGTTTCACTTTTGGCAACCCATTTGCGGCACCTTGAACTATGACatctgaatttatttatttatttattgcaagaCCATTGCCCTCCCATTGCCTTAGTTCTATCCAATTATCAGACATTTTCACAACAAAAGTCCTTACTGCCTCTGGTTCAGATCCAGCACTCTATTGAAATAGGCCTAGTTTCTCTCAGAAGGGTTGTTTGGTTTCCAAGTGCCTCTTTATCTTGCTTGGCACTTTCTTAGCATTAGCAAACTTCTCCTTACAGGTGATGGATTTGAGTACTGTTGACACCCCGGGTCTTTCTGTAGCCAAGAGACACATAGCTTTTGCAATAGCCTGTTGACagttttttgtttcctcttctcTAAAAGTGGTGTGTCTTCTGCAGTGATAGGTAGTTGATCCACACAAGAAAATGACACGTTTTCCCCTTATTAACTTCCTTACTGTCATTCCGGGCCTTTGATGTATTACACACAGATAAATCCCACCATCCAGCAACTGCAAAGTGAGACTGGAGTTCCCTTCATTCATAACTATGGTTGACACAAAATCCCACAGCACATCAGGATTTGGCTCATGGCCTTACTAAACCATTTGCAAACGGCTGCATGGCTTCAGTAAGCGCAATGTTTGAATATCTGAGTCTAATCTTTATGTTAAAGTCTAACTCGTCGATATAACAACTATGTTAACAAACCTGTGTTTGTAGTGTTAGGTATGGCTGTGGGTAGGTTGGGTGGCTCCCCCAGCACCAGGCGGACTCTCTTGGCATGTGTTTTGCCCTGGTAGTGCGACTGTGCCACAATTGCAGAGGTGAAGAACATGTTACACAGGGTACAGCACTTGTTCCTGTCCACTTCTGTCTCTGCACAGTCCTGTAGCAGAAACAGAGGAAGAGATGGTAAAAGAAAGTGCCGGAAGCATGTAGAGAGGTgttgagaaagaaaaataaatcacagtatAGGAGAGTGGCAAGTGAAGAAGTATAGGCTGATGAAGAAGGGaatggtgtgaaaaaaaagggcaaggagaggtaaaagtgagaaaaagaggagaggcAGGGGGAACGGAAATGGAAAGGAAATGGAAAGATGTAGACTTTACACTGACCCCACTGGGCTTTTTCTCTCTTGCTTCCTCATGCGCAcgcaaacgcacacacacaaagtcaaagAGAGGGCTAATCAAATATTCATCTGTCTCTCCGGGCTGAGATTGTGGCTTCGGCCTTTCACCGCAGCTGGTTCATTACTAATGATGAGGGGGAGTTGCTCCCCATGGAAGAGAGGgaatacaaacaaaaagaccAACCAACCAACTGCCTGACTGACACAAACATACACCCACACATTCAGTCATACTTCGATCCATCAGAGTACACTGacttacatttattttcttggaGACTTTGTAACTATAATAACCATTTGCCAAATCCCAACCTTAACCGAACTCTAACCTCATTCCAACCTTAAACCAAGTATTCAGCCTAAAAATGTAACGATTTATGTTATGGGGACTCATTTTTTTGTTCACCAAAATGGATGTGAGCCCACACAGATGAAttgtgaaaatatatttatgtactCACAACATGAGTAATACATGTATGCACGCACTTTCCTTTACGCCTCGTCCCACTCTAACTCTGAACTAATAAAATGCGCCAACATATCACGCGTATGCTGGAATAACCCTCAGTGATGTCTTTGAAGAAATATACATTTCTTAACTGTACAGAACAGGGAAATATCAGTGTAAATGCTGATATTCCAGAGCTACAGCCACAAACAGGGCTGTACATGCCAACATGCTTTCCTGTGTTTTAGCTGAAGGgtttatatatagtagttctgGCTAAGCTTCATAGTTCAgttgaattaaatttaaatgttatataCCATATAATCACATTTTATAGATTTGTATACTTCCAATTCTGTGGCATAAGATTTGGGAAAGGTACTTTCTTGTTGCACAATGTCATCCCTCAGCCTTAGAAAAAAGTGGACAGCTGAGGCACATTATCTCTGTTATCTTTCTCCAGGTTGCCCAGCTGACCACTTGCATTCAAGTTTTCTAGTCTACAGTGGGGTCAGTGGGCCCTGTGCACAATTATTACATTCATCTTTGGCCAGTCAAGCACGAGATCTGTTAGGGCAAAGAAAGCCAAATGTTTCAAGAACATGCACATACACTATCATTAGAATATTCCAGCTATTGAAAATGGCAGGACAAAATCATTTGCAGCTTGTGAAAGTGTGCAggacaagaaaaaaatccttacagtgattttacatttttttttatgtccttgGGCACATAGACTAAGACACAAAGACTAAGAAAGACAGGTATGGTGTCAGACAACTTTGGCAAGTGGTCTGAGTGATCTAgtcttaatacagtatgtcatatTATTTTACACTGGTATTTagcactgtccacttttaaagaaacagctgtAGACAGTTTCTAAGTTTTAAGCCCTAATTTCACTAAATGCTTTGGCATCTTAAAGGAGTCAAATCCAGGTTCCAAAATTTGGTGTTACCACATGACTGGAGGCTGTTATAGCAACATATTTCAATGTCTTCTTTTAACTCTTCACATTGAACCTCCACCTTCTGTCTGTTCATCtggggtttctttctttttcttttcacaccAGCGCTCTTTTTAGTCCAGGTGTTAAATTGAGTTGGAGGAGAGAAACCTCAGTCTCGATGAAAGTACAATAATAGAAATGTGTCTGAGACACCATATCTGAGTATGTGGGTGCATGCAGCGTTTCTCTGTggatgcatgt
This is a stretch of genomic DNA from Archocentrus centrarchus isolate MPI-CPG fArcCen1 chromosome 15, fArcCen1, whole genome shotgun sequence. It encodes these proteins:
- the LOC115792835 gene encoding zinc finger matrin-type protein 4, producing MKMKSAGVVDGGLFTESYCNICNAQLISESQRTAHYESKKHANKVRLFYMLHPEDGGPPSKRLRPDNPDCAETEVDRNKCCTLCNMFFTSAIVAQSHYQGKTHAKRVRLVLGEPPNLPTAIPNTTNTDSSPSTPLPTDPTSCPPPPPALPWPMAVVSGNGGREAGKYCCLCGAWFNNPLMAQQHYEGKKHRRNAARARLLEQLAGSLDATESTGLRSSYSCSVCSVVLNSIEQYHAHLQGSKHQNNLKQHQQ